A segment of the Candidatus Protochlamydia naegleriophila genome:
AATTTTTGAGGGACGGCGATCTCTTAATTCCTTAATTCCAGCTTGCATAGTTAGGCCGGTTGCAATTCCATCGTCTACAATTACTGCAATTTTACCTTGCAGAGGAATGGGGCCTCTCTCCTTCAAATAGGCTTTTCTTTTTCTTTTGATTTCCTCGACCTGCTGCTTCTTTTCATTTTGGAACCATTTTTGATCGATAGACATGATTTCGCGAGGATTTCCAATCACATGGCCGCTTTCTGAAATCGCTGCAATGGCATATTCTGGCTGATAGGGGTGACCGATCTTGTGACAGAGAAGCAGGTCGATAGGTGCTGCTAAATAGTTGGCTAGCGGTTCAGCGACCACAATCCCGCCCCGTGGGATCGCATAAATCACCGTTTCTTGTCCTTGGTATTCAGTCAACAGTTTGCATAGCTGCTTTCCTGCATCGCGTCGATTTTTGAAAACCATGGGCAATCCTCAAACCCTAAGTGGTCTACCTTCATAGGCAGCAATTGGGTTTCAATTCGAGTAGGTTGAATCTTGTTTGATTTCTACTTCTTAGCAAAAGAGTGTTTTAGTGTCAAATCGAGGGGCAGCTGGGATTGATAAACTTAAAGGGTTTTGAGGGAAGGGGGAAGTGGCAATGGGGTGGGAGGGGTGAGCAGCGGTTTTGTCCGCTGCTCGAAAAAATCTAGTGAATAAATTGATGGCCAAAGGGGGTCACGCAAAAGCAGACTTGGTTGTTGTGCAGGCCTGTTGATACGATTCCGAGTTCAAATAGGCGCTCTGTGATCATGAGGCGAATGAAAGCAAGCTCTTCTGGCAGGTAGGTTGGGAGGAGATACTTCCACTTTTTCCCTTTATTTTTGAGGGAAATGGGCTCTCGGTCGCCTAAGGGAGCCGCAAAACCTTTTAAGAAATCGTCGAGATAAACCCATTCTTGGTGGTGCAAGCGCTTCAAATATTTTTCAATCAAGCGAAGGTTGCGGGGATTCCAGAGCGAGGCAGAAAACGGAGCCGCAGCAGGCGGTTCACTGAGCCAGTCTACGGCAAGAGCATTCACTTGCTCATAAATCGATTTTTTGAGCCATAAGACTCCCTTGTCTGTCGCGCTGAAACCGGAAGCGGCTTGCTGGATAAATCCAAATTGGATTAGCTTGGCAAGCAGAGAGTCGAACTCTTTTGTTGTCTGCAAGTAAAGAGGCGTAAGCGCTGTTCGCTGGATAGGCTTGCTTTGGCAGGCCGACAAGACGGAGGCCATTTCACTGATAAATCCAAACTCTTTTGAACAGGTAGATTGAATCTCTGCTTTATTAACAATGGCCTTTGGACGAGTGGTAGATTCAAAAAGCAAGTACTCATGCCATTCATAAAAAGGAGTAACGACCTCTTCCCAGTGATCGCCCATTCGCCTATAGGTTAAGCAGCAGACAAAGTGATATTCGAGCTGAAGAAGAGCCTCTTCGAAGCGCTCTCGTGAAAGGTTATATTTTTCTATCAAGGCAGAAGCTGTCAATTTAAAGCCTGGTGCTTGATAGACGTCTTGCATGATGTTAGTTAAAATGGGGTCGTCAAATTCAAGCTCCTCTAAGTGCTGGCGATAGATTTTTGGAGTCAGAAAAAACTTTTCTACAATCGAGGCAAAAATGTTATCCGAACTTCTTGGAATCGCATACCAAGCGGGAAGAATATGAATAGGCACTTTATTGAGCAGACTCTGTAAAAACTCTAAGTTGGGTTCAAAATCGTCGTCAAATTTTTCCAGCTGAATCTCGTAATACTTGCGCATTTCCTTATCTACAGTCAGGGTATGCTGCTCTCTTTTGAAGAGTTTGGTCGCACTCAATCGATCGAGGATTACAATTAATTCGTGTGCGGAAATGTCTAAGCTGTCAGCTAGCTGATCCACTGAAATTTTAAGAGAGCTATGGAGAATTTCTTGTAAAACGTCAACTTCGATGATGCTTAAATGAGAAAGCAATAAGCGATTTTCAATATCTCGACGATAAGGATAGTCTGTTAAAACAATTTTAGTTTTACGTACGATGGAAGACACATTCATTATTAAACCTACTAGCTACAATGTTTTACAGTATTCAGCTAGATACACGAGGTATCTTGTGAGTTTTGGCTCTAGTGTCCAAATTTTCAGGTGCTTAAAAGTTAACTTAAGTTCCTGTCGAGATCAGCGGCGGTCGAAAGGGAAAGGACGGTAATATAGCGTGTCACTGAATGATAGAAAATATTCGAACCTATTTTATTGACGTATGTGATTTTAATCAATTTTAAACAAAATGTATAATGTAAATAAAGATTTGTTACAAATAATTTGTTGTTTTTATACAGAGGTCATTATAATAAAAGGTGGATTAAGGATGGAAGTTTGCGAAAAGGAGCAGGCTATGCGTAGTCAACATAATAATCGAGACAACCAAGAGCCGCTATCGAAGCCATCTAAAGAGATAGAAGATGAGTCGATAGGGGAATTGGCTGCATTTGTTTTGGAAAGCCTAGAAGAAGGGTATAAATCTGACTGGGAGCCTTTTGAAATCTATGCTCAAAAACTTCGTTCGCACATTCATACTGATTCACAAG
Coding sequences within it:
- a CDS encoding phosphoribosyltransferase, yielding MVFKNRRDAGKQLCKLLTEYQGQETVIYAIPRGGIVVAEPLANYLAAPIDLLLCHKIGHPYQPEYAIAAISESGHVIGNPREIMSIDQKWFQNEKKQQVEEIKRKRKAYLKERGPIPLQGKIAVIVDDGIATGLTMQAGIKELRDRRPSKIIVAVPIAPKSTADIIKNVVDEFIAVDVPSDESFLGAVGAYYDEFYQVEDDEVIAILDLCIKEAKKYKPEGTEWSR
- a CDS encoding MarR family transcriptional regulator, whose product is MNVSSIVRKTKIVLTDYPYRRDIENRLLLSHLSIIEVDVLQEILHSSLKISVDQLADSLDISAHELIVILDRLSATKLFKREQHTLTVDKEMRKYYEIQLEKFDDDFEPNLEFLQSLLNKVPIHILPAWYAIPRSSDNIFASIVEKFFLTPKIYRQHLEELEFDDPILTNIMQDVYQAPGFKLTASALIEKYNLSRERFEEALLQLEYHFVCCLTYRRMGDHWEEVVTPFYEWHEYLLFESTTRPKAIVNKAEIQSTCSKEFGFISEMASVLSACQSKPIQRTALTPLYLQTTKEFDSLLAKLIQFGFIQQAASGFSATDKGVLWLKKSIYEQVNALAVDWLSEPPAAAPFSASLWNPRNLRLIEKYLKRLHHQEWVYLDDFLKGFAAPLGDREPISLKNKGKKWKYLLPTYLPEELAFIRLMITERLFELGIVSTGLHNNQVCFCVTPFGHQFIH